A section of the Ignavibacteria bacterium genome encodes:
- a CDS encoding copper chaperone PCu(A)C gives GANSSFKFQPGGHHVMFINLRKNLKKGTTGEVTLYFRHAGQIKITPEVRK, from the coding sequence GGGGCCAACTCCAGCTTTAAGTTTCAGCCGGGAGGGCACCACGTAATGTTTATAAATTTAAGAAAGAACCTCAAAAAAGGCACCACAGGCGAAGTAACGCTTTACTTCAGGCATGCAGGGCAGATAAAGATTACGCCCGAGGTAAGGAAATAG